From Candidatus Manganitrophus morganii, the proteins below share one genomic window:
- a CDS encoding aminotransferase class III-fold pyridoxal phosphate-dependent enzyme, whose protein sequence is MPRAVVVQARNGSSRYPRKMLHPLLGRPAIEWVLERCEKIAIDQRILATSEAKEDDPLAEIAQRRGWQVVRGSVEDVLSRFAKAVRAYRLDAVVRITGDCLLTDPRLVQHALTQFDALKPDYLILTRIIDGFDVEVMSGKAILKADSEAKLPSEREHVGPYLRRSKRFNTAFLPYEEEDLSHIHLSLDYKEDADVLESILKQLEGRDFTYADVAGLVKANPTLVEKTKHIVPNEGYRRSLEGDKTGIQAMKGKPLRFEKSLSQFDKVMRIIPGGSQTFSKSSLQFSVGAAPLFVREGKGALLTDLDGNRFIDFTMGLGACLLGYAFEPVNREIEATLKKGTAYTLPHHLEYDLAELLTRIIPSAEMVRFGKNGSDVTSAAVRLARAATGREIVACCGYHGWQDWYIATTTRSLGIPEEVKKKTVTFQYNRIESLQAVFDRHPNQIACVILEPVSLEPPQKNFLAKVKKMAHEQGAILVFDEVVTGFRFDIGGAQAYFDVTPDLACFGKAMANGMPVSAIVGKRDIMKFFDEIFFSFTFGGETLSIAAAIATIQYILENKVTPFLWKQGERLKNGIEQQIREKGLEATLSIDGYPIRTVLNFKGEEKAVLKMKTLFQQECVKRGVLFTGGHNVSLPHDHEKIDRVLSVYDEVMEILKYTLEYNILDEMIEGRFLEPVFRKV, encoded by the coding sequence ATGCCGCGTGCGGTGGTGGTTCAGGCCAGAAACGGTTCCAGTCGTTATCCGCGGAAGATGCTCCATCCTTTACTCGGACGTCCGGCGATCGAATGGGTCCTGGAGCGATGCGAGAAGATCGCGATCGATCAACGGATCTTGGCCACCTCCGAGGCAAAGGAGGACGATCCTTTGGCGGAGATTGCCCAGAGGCGCGGTTGGCAGGTGGTCCGGGGGAGCGTGGAGGATGTCCTCAGCCGGTTTGCCAAGGCGGTTCGGGCCTATCGGCTTGACGCGGTGGTCCGGATCACCGGCGATTGTCTTCTCACCGACCCTCGGCTTGTCCAGCATGCGCTGACCCAATTCGATGCGCTCAAACCCGACTACCTGATCCTGACGAGGATCATCGACGGCTTCGACGTGGAGGTGATGTCGGGGAAGGCGATCCTGAAGGCCGACTCGGAGGCGAAGCTGCCGTCCGAGCGGGAACATGTAGGGCCGTATCTTCGACGATCAAAGCGGTTCAACACCGCCTTTCTTCCTTATGAGGAGGAGGACCTCTCCCATATTCATCTCAGTCTCGATTACAAGGAAGATGCCGACGTTCTCGAATCGATCCTCAAACAATTGGAAGGACGCGACTTCACCTACGCCGACGTGGCGGGTCTCGTCAAAGCGAATCCCACATTGGTCGAAAAGACAAAACACATCGTGCCGAACGAGGGATATCGGCGTTCTTTGGAAGGGGACAAGACCGGCATTCAAGCGATGAAAGGGAAGCCGCTCCGATTCGAGAAGAGTCTCTCCCAATTCGACAAGGTCATGCGGATCATCCCGGGGGGATCGCAGACCTTCAGCAAGTCGTCCCTCCAGTTCAGCGTCGGCGCCGCGCCGCTTTTCGTGCGGGAGGGAAAGGGGGCGCTTCTGACCGATCTTGATGGAAACCGATTCATCGACTTCACGATGGGGCTGGGGGCCTGTCTTCTCGGGTATGCGTTTGAGCCGGTCAACCGAGAGATCGAGGCGACGCTGAAAAAAGGAACGGCCTATACCCTTCCTCATCATCTCGAATACGACCTGGCCGAGCTGCTCACCCGGATCATCCCCTCCGCCGAGATGGTCCGGTTCGGGAAGAACGGCTCCGATGTCACCTCCGCCGCCGTCCGTCTGGCGCGGGCCGCCACCGGGAGGGAAATCGTCGCCTGCTGCGGTTATCACGGCTGGCAAGATTGGTATATCGCCACCACGACGCGAAGCCTCGGCATTCCGGAGGAGGTGAAGAAAAAAACGGTCACGTTCCAGTACAACCGGATCGAGAGTCTTCAGGCCGTTTTCGACCGCCATCCGAATCAGATCGCCTGTGTGATCCTGGAGCCGGTCAGCCTCGAACCGCCTCAAAAGAATTTTCTCGCCAAAGTGAAGAAGATGGCGCACGAACAGGGGGCGATTCTGGTTTTCGACGAGGTGGTCACCGGCTTTCGGTTTGATATCGGCGGCGCGCAGGCCTATTTCGATGTGACCCCCGACCTCGCCTGTTTCGGCAAAGCGATGGCCAACGGAATGCCGGTCTCCGCCATTGTCGGAAAACGGGACATCATGAAGTTCTTCGATGAGATCTTCTTCTCGTTTACCTTCGGGGGTGAGACCCTTTCGATTGCGGCGGCGATCGCGACGATCCAATACATCCTTGAAAATAAGGTGACCCCTTTCCTTTGGAAGCAAGGGGAGCGGTTGAAGAACGGAATCGAGCAGCAGATTCGTGAGAAGGGGCTGGAAGCGACCCTTTCGATCGACGGCTATCCGATTCGGACGGTCCTCAATTTCAAAGGGGAGGAGAAGGCGGTCCTGAAGATGAAAACGCTCTTCCAGCAAGAGTGCGTCAAGCGGGGGGTCCTCTTTACCGGAGGGCATAATGTTTCTCTCCCTCACGATCATGAAAAAATCGACCGGGTCTTGTCGGTCTACGACGAAGTGATGGAGATCCTGAAATACACCCTGGAATACAACATACTCGATGAAATGATCGAAGGACGGTTTCTGGAGCCGGTCTTTCGGAAGGTTTAG
- the hisH gene encoding imidazole glycerol phosphate synthase subunit HisH, with the protein MIGIVDYGMGNLLSVRHALEMVGAEVTLCREGDDLRQVERIVLPGVGAFRDCMMNLKNNGLIEALEEAVLRLGKPILGICLGMQAMARRSFEGGEHSGLGWLEADVVRLQPGEPSLRVPQIGWNEIRYRTGSPFFETLPPSPDFYFVHSYFVKCDDQAIIEATCDYGGPVTAAVRKGNIFATQFHPEKSQDYGLKVLEHFLSWKP; encoded by the coding sequence ATGATCGGCATCGTCGATTACGGAATGGGAAATCTCCTCTCGGTCCGTCATGCATTGGAGATGGTCGGGGCCGAAGTGACCCTTTGCCGGGAGGGGGATGATCTGAGACAGGTTGAACGGATTGTCCTGCCCGGCGTCGGCGCGTTCCGGGATTGCATGATGAATCTCAAAAATAATGGCCTGATCGAAGCTTTGGAAGAAGCGGTGCTTCGTTTGGGCAAGCCGATCCTGGGGATCTGTCTCGGAATGCAGGCGATGGCCCGGCGAAGCTTTGAGGGAGGGGAGCATTCCGGGCTCGGTTGGCTGGAGGCCGATGTGGTTCGTCTCCAACCGGGGGAGCCTTCTCTCCGCGTGCCTCAGATCGGTTGGAATGAGATCCGTTACCGGACCGGGAGTCCGTTTTTCGAAACGCTTCCTCCGTCGCCCGATTTCTACTTCGTCCACTCTTATTTCGTAAAATGCGACGATCAGGCGATCATCGAGGCCACTTGCGATTATGGCGGGCCGGTGACCGCCGCGGTCCGGAAGGGCAATATTTTTGCGACCCAGTTTCATCCGGAGAAGAGCCAGGATTACGGCCTGAAGGTCCTGGAGCATTTTCTCAGTTGGAAGCCGTGA
- a CDS encoding N-acetyl sugar amidotransferase, giving the protein MAELRRCTRCVLPETHETITFDAEGVCNICRQQEYKQTQIDWAAKKKELDVLIAAHRDKSDYDCIIPFSGGKDSTWTLYYLVKEYGLRPLVVRFDHGFLRPNVIENTRRTLRKLGVDFHHFTPNWKVVQKLMLQTFLEKGDFCWHCHTGIFAYPMRVALRYNVPLVIWGEPSSEYTAYYSYDQPEEVDEKRFNRFVNLGITAQDMLVRLEGAVDERDLKPFTYPPLKELRKIHYRSVCLGSYIPWDVKRQVRIIQEELGWREDQVENVPPGYGYEKIECYMQGVRDYIKFIKRGYTRPSHLASLDIRNHRMTREEAVALIQKYEGKRPPSLDLFLEYVGLSEEEFVQIALSHVVSPYEHDPLKVLPGEKLHDYDLWSRQGAMPRKEAEVQLNRWRQRNAQAGVTNGKGAP; this is encoded by the coding sequence ATGGCGGAATTGAGGCGCTGCACCCGGTGTGTTCTTCCGGAGACCCACGAAACGATCACCTTCGACGCGGAAGGGGTCTGCAACATCTGCCGTCAGCAGGAGTACAAGCAGACTCAGATCGATTGGGCGGCGAAGAAAAAGGAACTCGATGTTTTGATCGCGGCGCATCGGGACAAATCCGATTACGATTGCATCATCCCTTTTAGCGGCGGAAAAGACAGCACCTGGACCCTTTACTATCTCGTCAAGGAATACGGTCTCCGGCCGTTGGTGGTCCGTTTCGATCACGGATTTCTCCGTCCGAACGTCATCGAAAACACCCGTCGGACCCTCCGGAAACTGGGGGTCGATTTCCATCACTTTACCCCGAACTGGAAAGTAGTGCAGAAGTTGATGCTTCAGACGTTTCTGGAGAAGGGGGACTTTTGCTGGCATTGCCACACCGGGATCTTCGCCTACCCGATGCGGGTCGCTCTGCGTTACAATGTTCCGCTGGTGATATGGGGAGAGCCTTCCTCGGAATATACGGCTTACTATAGTTACGACCAGCCGGAGGAGGTCGATGAGAAGCGGTTTAACCGCTTTGTGAATTTGGGAATCACCGCCCAAGATATGCTCGTTCGGCTGGAGGGGGCGGTGGATGAGCGGGATCTGAAACCGTTTACCTATCCCCCGCTCAAAGAGTTGCGGAAGATCCATTATCGATCGGTCTGCCTCGGCTCTTACATTCCTTGGGACGTCAAGCGGCAGGTCAGGATCATTCAGGAAGAATTGGGATGGAGAGAAGATCAGGTGGAGAATGTTCCCCCGGGTTATGGATACGAAAAGATCGAATGTTACATGCAGGGGGTCCGGGATTACATCAAATTCATCAAACGAGGATACACCCGTCCCTCCCATCTCGCCTCTCTCGATATTCGAAACCACCGGATGACCCGTGAAGAGGCGGTCGCATTGATCCAAAAATATGAAGGGAAGCGCCCACCTAGTCTCGATCTGTTTCTGGAGTATGTCGGCTTGAGTGAAGAAGAATTTGTTCAGATCGCCCTGAGCCACGTCGTTTCACCTTACGAGCATGATCCGTTGAAGGTTCTTCCGGGAGAGAAGCTCCATGATTATGATCTCTGGTCGAGACAAGGTGCCATGCCTCGGAAAGAGGCGGAGGTTCAGCTCAATCGGTGGCGGCAGAGAAATGCACAAGCGGGTGTGACGAACGGCAAAGGGGCTCCATGA
- a CDS encoding aldo/keto reductase → MSSKQSIGSSVTAHNILSSPSFVGEEIHVKWILGSANFGLSYGIANERKLSREEVFGILASAQSQGVWGIDTAKAYGDAEKIIGEYFKARGKTLRVITKLPSKEYADSMEVEREITDSLRAMNVPSIDVLLLHSYETVRRFGKVILPVLQKLSKEKVIGRYGLSVYHPEEALEAARDLTGALAIEFPINLFDRRFQKGNLLERLKSQGVFLLARSVFLQGLFFMQEEALGVDLSKVKKKVRKIRELSENAQLRPEWLPLAFVATDPWIDGVVMGVDSADHLKTNLQALTHENLLRYRQIAGQLADLEVDDEDILLPYRWKR, encoded by the coding sequence ATGTCATCGAAACAGTCGATCGGGTCTTCCGTGACCGCGCATAACATTCTTTCCTCTCCTTCCTTCGTCGGGGAGGAGATTCATGTGAAGTGGATCCTCGGATCTGCGAACTTCGGCTTGTCCTATGGAATCGCGAATGAAAGAAAGTTGAGCCGGGAGGAGGTCTTCGGCATCCTCGCGTCGGCGCAGTCCCAAGGGGTCTGGGGGATCGACACCGCCAAAGCATACGGCGACGCGGAAAAAATCATCGGGGAATATTTTAAAGCGCGGGGGAAGACTCTCCGGGTCATTACCAAACTCCCTTCGAAGGAGTATGCCGATTCGATGGAGGTGGAGAGAGAAATCACCGATTCTCTTCGCGCGATGAACGTTCCTTCGATCGATGTTCTCCTTCTCCACTCGTATGAAACGGTTCGGCGGTTCGGGAAGGTGATCCTGCCTGTTCTTCAAAAACTTTCCAAGGAAAAGGTCATCGGACGCTACGGTCTCTCCGTTTATCACCCGGAGGAAGCATTGGAAGCGGCCCGCGATTTAACGGGAGCGCTTGCGATCGAGTTCCCGATCAATCTCTTTGACCGGCGTTTTCAGAAGGGAAATCTCCTCGAACGGCTGAAGTCGCAGGGGGTGTTTTTGCTGGCGCGGTCTGTTTTTCTACAGGGGCTCTTTTTCATGCAAGAGGAGGCGCTGGGGGTCGACTTGAGCAAGGTGAAGAAGAAGGTGAGGAAGATTCGGGAACTCTCTGAAAATGCTCAATTACGGCCGGAATGGCTCCCGCTGGCATTTGTCGCGACCGACCCTTGGATCGATGGGGTGGTGATGGGGGTTGATTCCGCGGATCATCTGAAAACAAATCTCCAGGCCCTCACCCATGAGAACCTCCTCCGATATCGCCAGATCGCCGGTCAACTGGCCGACCTGGAGGTCGACGACGAGGATATCCTTCTTCCTTACCGGTGGAAAAGATGA
- a CDS encoding imidazole glycerol phosphate synthase cyclase subunit — translation MLKRRLIPKLQMKTSAHGGSDRKVLVTTIQFKEVLEIGDPVSQAKIYEAQAADELIFLDLDASSDHRKPILEVIRRAAEEIFMPFTVGGGVRSIDDFRDLLSSGADKVSINTAAVETPDLINDAAEVFGAQCVVLSIDCRSEKEGDFRVWINGGRIKTELDPVAWAIEGERRGAGEILLTSIDRDGMRCGLDLELTRRVAETVSIPVIASGGCGAAAHFVEGLQTGRADAVAAGTYFCFKDENPMQTRSQIRNAGIPIRMHR, via the coding sequence ATGCTGAAGCGCCGATTGATCCCGAAGCTTCAGATGAAGACGAGCGCTCATGGCGGATCGGATCGAAAAGTCCTGGTCACCACGATTCAATTTAAGGAAGTCCTGGAGATCGGCGATCCGGTCTCTCAGGCGAAGATCTACGAAGCGCAGGCGGCGGATGAGCTGATTTTTCTCGATCTGGATGCCTCGTCGGATCATCGTAAGCCGATCTTGGAGGTGATCCGCAGAGCGGCGGAGGAGATCTTCATGCCGTTTACAGTCGGGGGTGGGGTGAGGTCGATTGACGATTTTCGAGATCTCCTCTCGAGCGGGGCCGATAAGGTCAGCATCAACACCGCGGCTGTTGAAACCCCGGACCTTATCAACGATGCGGCGGAGGTCTTCGGCGCGCAGTGTGTGGTGTTGAGCATCGATTGTCGAAGCGAAAAAGAAGGGGACTTCCGGGTGTGGATCAACGGAGGAAGAATCAAAACAGAGCTCGATCCGGTCGCGTGGGCGATCGAGGGGGAAAGGCGCGGCGCGGGCGAGATTCTGCTGACGTCGATCGACCGCGACGGGATGCGCTGCGGACTCGATCTGGAACTGACCCGGCGGGTGGCGGAAACGGTCTCGATTCCGGTCATTGCGTCGGGCGGGTGCGGCGCGGCCGCTCATTTCGTGGAGGGGCTCCAAACCGGACGGGCCGATGCCGTCGCCGCCGGCACCTACTTTTGTTTTAAAGATGAAAACCCGATGCAGACCCGGTCTCAAATCCGAAATGCCGGAATTCCGATTCGA